One genomic region from Enterobacter hormaechei ATCC 49162 encodes:
- a CDS encoding YbdD/YjiX family protein: protein MFGNLGEAKKYLGQAAKMLIGIPDYDNYVEHMKTNHPDKPYMTYTEFFRERQEARYGGSGEGGVRCC, encoded by the coding sequence ATGTTTGGTAACTTAGGCGAAGCAAAAAAATACCTCGGTCAGGCGGCGAAAATGCTGATTGGCATTCCGGACTATGACAACTACGTTGAGCATATGAAGACCAACCATCCGGATAAGCCGTACATGACCTACACTGAATTCTTCCGCGAGCGTCAGGAAGCGCGCTACGGCGGAAGTGGAGAAGGCGGCGTCCGCTGCTGCTAA
- the hpaB gene encoding 4-hydroxyphenylacetate 3-monooxygenase, oxygenase component, with the protein MKPEDFRADAKRPLTGEEYLKSLQDGREIYIYGERVKDVTTHPAFRNAAASIAQMYDALHKPDMQDTLCWGTDTGSGGYTHKFFRVAKSADDLRQQRDAIAEWSRLSYGWMGRTPDYKAAFGCALGANPAFYGQFEQNARNWYTRIQETGLYFNHAIVNPPIDRHKPADEVKDVYIKLEKETDAGIIVSGAKVVATNSALTHYNMIGFGSAQVMGENPDFALMFVAPMDAEGVKLISRASYEMVAGATGSPYDYPLSSRFDENDAILVMDNVLIPWENVLIYRDFDRCRRWTMEGGFARMYPLQACVRLAVKLDFITALLKKSLECTGTLEFRGVQADLGEVVAWRNMFWALSDSMCSEATPWVNGAYLPDHAALQTYRVMAPMAYAKIKNIIERNVTSGLIYLPSSARDLNNPQIDQYLAKYVRGSNGMDHVERIKILKLMWDAIGSEFGGRHELYEINYSGSQDEIRLQCLRQAQSSGNMDKMMAMVDRCMSEYDQHGWTVPHLHNNTDINMLDKLLK; encoded by the coding sequence ATGAAGCCTGAAGATTTCCGCGCTGATGCCAAACGTCCGTTAACCGGTGAAGAGTATTTAAAAAGCCTGCAAGATGGCCGTGAGATTTATATCTACGGCGAACGCGTGAAGGACGTCACTACCCACCCGGCATTTCGCAATGCGGCGGCGTCCATCGCCCAGATGTACGACGCCCTGCACAAGCCAGACATGCAGGATACCCTCTGCTGGGGCACTGACACCGGCAGCGGCGGCTACACCCATAAATTCTTCCGCGTGGCGAAAAGCGCCGACGACCTGCGCCAGCAGCGTGACGCCATCGCCGAGTGGTCGCGCCTGAGCTACGGCTGGATGGGGCGTACGCCGGACTACAAAGCGGCGTTCGGCTGCGCGCTGGGGGCGAACCCTGCCTTCTACGGTCAGTTCGAGCAGAACGCCCGCAACTGGTACACCCGTATTCAGGAAACCGGCCTCTACTTTAACCATGCCATCGTAAACCCGCCGATCGACCGCCACAAACCGGCGGACGAGGTGAAAGACGTTTACATCAAGCTGGAGAAAGAGACCGACGCCGGGATCATCGTCAGCGGCGCGAAAGTGGTGGCGACCAACTCGGCGTTGACCCACTACAACATGATCGGTTTTGGCTCGGCGCAGGTGATGGGCGAAAACCCGGACTTCGCGCTGATGTTCGTCGCCCCCATGGACGCCGAAGGGGTGAAGCTGATCTCCCGCGCCTCTTACGAGATGGTGGCAGGTGCCACCGGCTCTCCGTACGACTATCCGCTCTCCAGCCGCTTCGACGAGAACGATGCGATCCTGGTGATGGATAACGTGCTAATCCCATGGGAAAACGTGCTCATCTATCGCGATTTCGACCGCTGCCGTCGCTGGACGATGGAAGGTGGCTTCGCCCGCATGTACCCGCTTCAGGCCTGCGTGCGTCTGGCGGTGAAGCTCGACTTCATCACCGCCCTGCTGAAAAAATCGCTGGAGTGTACCGGCACCCTTGAGTTCCGTGGCGTACAGGCAGATCTCGGCGAAGTGGTGGCGTGGCGCAACATGTTCTGGGCGCTGAGCGACTCCATGTGCTCCGAAGCCACGCCGTGGGTGAACGGCGCGTACCTGCCTGACCACGCGGCGTTGCAGACCTACCGTGTGATGGCGCCAATGGCCTATGCGAAGATCAAGAACATCATCGAACGTAACGTCACCTCCGGGCTGATCTACCTGCCGTCCAGCGCCCGTGACCTGAACAACCCGCAGATCGACCAGTATCTGGCGAAGTACGTGCGCGGCTCCAACGGAATGGATCATGTCGAACGCATCAAGATTCTGAAACTGATGTGGGATGCCATCGGCAGCGAGTTTGGCGGACGTCACGAGCTGTACGAAATCAACTACTCCGGTAGCCAGGATGAAATCCGTCTGCAATGCCTGCGTCAGGCGCAAAGCTCCGGCAACATGGACAAGATGATGGCGATGGTTGACCGCTGCATGTCCGAGTACGACCAGCACGGCTGGACCGTACCGCACCTGCACAACAACACTGATATCAACATGCTGGATAAGCTGCTGAAATAA
- the yjiA gene encoding GTPase → MTPIAVTLLTGFLGAGKTTLLRHILNEQHGFKIAVIENEFGEVSVDDQLIGDRATQIKTLTNGCICCTRSNELEDALLDLLDSRDRGDIDFDRLVIECTGMADPGPIIQTFFSHEILCQRYLLDGVIALVDAVHADEQMNQFTIAQSQVGYADRILLTKTDVAGASEKLRERLTRINSRAPIYTVTHGDIDLAQLFNTNGFMLEENVTAKPRFHFISDKQNDVASIVVELDYPVDISEVSRVMENLLLSFADKLLRYKGMLWIDGEPNRLLFQGVQRLYSADWDRPWGEEAPHSVMVFIGIQLPEEEIRAAFAGLKK, encoded by the coding sequence ATGACCCCGATTGCCGTTACCCTGCTGACCGGTTTCCTCGGCGCCGGTAAAACCACCCTGCTGCGCCATATCCTGAATGAACAGCACGGCTTCAAAATCGCCGTTATCGAAAACGAATTTGGCGAAGTCTCCGTTGACGATCAATTAATCGGCGACCGCGCCACGCAGATCAAAACCCTGACCAACGGCTGCATCTGCTGCACCCGCTCTAACGAATTAGAAGACGCCCTGCTGGACCTGCTCGACAGCCGCGATCGTGGGGACATCGACTTCGACCGCCTGGTAATCGAGTGCACCGGCATGGCCGACCCCGGCCCGATTATTCAGACCTTTTTCTCGCACGAGATCCTTTGCCAGCGCTACCTGCTGGACGGCGTGATTGCCCTGGTCGACGCGGTCCATGCCGACGAGCAGATGAACCAGTTCACCATCGCCCAGTCCCAGGTGGGCTACGCCGACCGCATCCTGCTGACCAAAACCGACGTGGCGGGTGCAAGCGAGAAACTGCGCGAGCGCCTGACGCGCATTAACTCGCGTGCGCCGATTTACACGGTGACGCACGGCGATATCGATCTCGCTCAGCTGTTCAACACCAACGGCTTTATGCTGGAGGAGAACGTCACCGCGAAGCCGCGCTTCCACTTTATATCCGACAAGCAAAACGACGTGGCGTCGATTGTGGTGGAGCTGGACTACCCGGTTGACATCAGCGAGGTCTCCCGCGTGATGGAGAACCTGCTGCTGTCGTTTGCCGACAAGCTGCTGCGCTACAAAGGGATGCTGTGGATAGACGGCGAGCCGAACCGCCTGCTGTTCCAGGGCGTACAGCGCCTGTACAGCGCCGACTGGGACCGCCCGTGGGGTGAGGAAGCGCCGCACAGCGTGATGGTGTTTATTGGAATACAGCTGCCGGAAGAGGAGATTCGGGCAGCGTTTGCGGGGCTGAAGAAATAA
- a CDS encoding YfaZ family outer membrane protein gives MKKLNILILSALTAVSGSALAMGGSIEQGKNFTNLNLEMGKSSSGLYAESNWLKNTDDGTQTGGVGAGYNLEVGPVMLNAGAKAIYIGPKKGDNGVAFPIGGGVNVALTDSIHVFGEGYVAPDGLNNSVKNYVEANGGVSWTPVKPVTLKVGYRHVSVDGKDGRPNHTLIDGAYVGGGVSF, from the coding sequence ATGAAAAAACTTAACATCCTGATCCTTTCTGCTCTGACCGCCGTATCGGGCTCCGCACTGGCCATGGGTGGCAGCATTGAGCAAGGTAAAAACTTTACAAACCTCAATCTGGAAATGGGGAAATCCTCATCCGGCCTGTATGCGGAGAGCAACTGGCTGAAAAACACCGATGACGGCACCCAGACCGGCGGCGTTGGGGCTGGCTACAACCTGGAAGTAGGCCCGGTAATGCTGAACGCGGGCGCTAAAGCCATCTACATCGGCCCGAAAAAAGGCGATAACGGCGTGGCGTTCCCGATTGGTGGCGGTGTCAACGTTGCGCTGACGGACAGCATTCACGTGTTTGGTGAGGGTTATGTGGCACCAGACGGGCTGAACAACAGCGTGAAGAACTATGTTGAAGCTAACGGCGGCGTAAGCTGGACGCCAGTCAAACCTGTCACGCTGAAAGTGGGCTATCGCCACGTGAGCGTAGACGGTAAAGACGGTCGTCCAAACCACACGCTGATCGACGGCGCATATGTAGGCGGTGGAGTGTCCTTCTAA
- a CDS encoding 4-hydroxyphenylacetate 3-monooxygenase reductase subunit, which translates to MQTEERLRFRDAMASLSAAVNVVTTEGDAGRCGITATAVCSVTDTPPSIMVCINANSAMNPVFQGNGKLCVNVLNHEQEIMARHFAGMTGMAMEERFALSCWQKGPLAQPVLKGALASLEGEIAQVQTIGTHLVYLVEIKNIILSSEGHGLIYFKRRFHPVMMEMEAAV; encoded by the coding sequence ATGCAAACAGAAGAACGCCTGCGTTTTCGCGACGCGATGGCCAGCCTGTCGGCGGCGGTGAATGTGGTCACCACCGAGGGGGACGCCGGTCGCTGCGGCATTACCGCCACCGCTGTCTGCTCGGTAACGGACACCCCGCCTTCGATCATGGTCTGCATCAACGCCAACAGCGCCATGAACCCGGTCTTCCAGGGCAACGGCAAACTGTGCGTCAACGTGCTGAACCACGAGCAGGAGATCATGGCCCGCCACTTCGCCGGGATGACCGGCATGGCGATGGAGGAGCGCTTCGCTCTCTCCTGCTGGCAGAAAGGCCCGCTGGCGCAGCCGGTACTGAAGGGCGCCCTGGCAAGCCTGGAAGGTGAGATAGCCCAGGTGCAAACCATCGGCACCCATCTGGTCTATCTCGTGGAAATTAAGAACATCATCCTCAGCAGCGAGGGGCACGGCCTGATCTACTTCAAGCGCCGTTTCCACCCGGTGATGATGGAGATGGAAGCCGCGGTGTGA
- a CDS encoding carbon starvation CstA family protein — protein sequence MDTKKLLKHVPWALLGIIGAFCLAVVALRRGEHVSALWIVVASVSVYLVAYRYYSLYIAQKVMKLDPTRATPAVINNDGLNYVPTNRYVLFGHHFAAIAGAGPLVGPVLAAQMGYLPGTLWLLAGVVLAGAVQDFMVLFISSRRNGSSLGEMIKEEMGRVPGTIALFGCFLIMIIILAVLALIVVKALAESPWGVFTVCSTVPIALFMGIYMRFLRPGRVGEVSVIGIVLLVASIYFGGVIAHDPYWGPALTFKDTTITFALIGYAFISALLPVWLILAPRDYLATFLKIGVIVGLAIGIVIINPELKMPAVTQYIDGTGPLWKGALFPFLFITIACGAVSGFHALISSGTTPKLMANETDARFIGYGAMLMESFVAIMALVAASIIEPGLYFAMNTPPAGLGITMPNLHEMGGENTALIMAQLKDASAHAAATVSSWGFVISPEQIMQTAKDIGEPSVLNRAGGAPTLAVGIAHVFHKVLPWADMGFWYHFGILFEALFILTALDAGTRAGRFMLQDLLGNFVPFLKKTDSLVAGVLGTAGCVGLWGYLLYQGVVDPLGGVKSLWPLFGISNQMLAAVALVLGTVVLVKMKRTKYIWVTVVPALWLLLCTTWALGLKLFSTNPQLEGFFFMANQYKEKIAAGGADLTAQQIANMNHIVVNNYTNAGLSILFLVVVYSIIFYGIKTWMKVRNAEGRTDKETPYVPVPEGGVKTSSHH from the coding sequence ATGGATACTAAAAAACTACTCAAGCACGTGCCCTGGGCCTTACTCGGGATCATCGGTGCTTTCTGTCTGGCGGTTGTCGCATTACGCCGGGGCGAGCACGTCAGCGCCCTCTGGATCGTGGTCGCGTCGGTTTCCGTCTACCTTGTGGCTTATCGCTACTACAGCCTGTACATCGCGCAGAAGGTCATGAAGCTCGACCCGACGCGCGCCACCCCGGCGGTCATTAACAATGACGGCCTGAACTACGTGCCAACCAACCGCTACGTGCTGTTTGGTCACCACTTTGCCGCCATTGCAGGCGCTGGCCCGCTGGTCGGCCCGGTGCTGGCCGCGCAGATGGGCTACCTGCCGGGTACGCTCTGGCTGCTGGCAGGCGTGGTGCTGGCGGGTGCGGTGCAGGACTTTATGGTGCTGTTTATCTCCTCGCGTCGTAACGGTTCGTCGCTGGGCGAGATGATCAAAGAGGAGATGGGCCGCGTGCCGGGCACGATCGCCCTCTTCGGCTGCTTCCTGATTATGATCATCATCCTGGCGGTGCTGGCGTTGATCGTGGTGAAAGCGCTGGCCGAAAGCCCGTGGGGCGTCTTTACCGTCTGCTCTACCGTACCGATTGCGCTGTTCATGGGCATCTACATGCGCTTCCTGCGCCCTGGCCGCGTGGGTGAAGTGTCGGTCATCGGTATCGTGCTGCTGGTCGCGTCCATCTACTTCGGCGGCGTGATTGCGCACGACCCGTACTGGGGCCCGGCGCTGACCTTTAAAGACACCACCATCACCTTCGCGCTGATCGGTTACGCGTTCATCTCTGCGCTGCTGCCGGTGTGGCTGATTCTGGCCCCGCGTGACTACCTGGCGACCTTCCTGAAAATCGGCGTTATCGTCGGGCTGGCGATTGGTATTGTGATCATCAACCCGGAGCTGAAAATGCCGGCGGTGACGCAGTACATTGACGGTACTGGTCCGCTGTGGAAAGGCGCCCTGTTCCCGTTCCTGTTTATCACCATCGCCTGCGGCGCCGTATCTGGCTTCCACGCGCTGATCTCCTCCGGCACCACGCCGAAGCTGATGGCCAACGAAACCGACGCGCGCTTTATCGGTTACGGCGCGATGCTGATGGAATCCTTCGTGGCGATCATGGCGCTGGTTGCGGCGTCGATTATTGAGCCTGGCCTGTACTTCGCGATGAACACCCCGCCAGCGGGTCTCGGCATCACCATGCCAAACCTGCACGAGATGGGCGGCGAAAACACCGCGCTGATCATGGCGCAGCTGAAAGATGCCAGCGCACACGCGGCGGCGACCGTCAGCTCCTGGGGCTTCGTGATTTCGCCTGAGCAGATCATGCAGACCGCGAAAGACATCGGCGAACCGTCCGTGCTGAACCGCGCAGGTGGCGCACCGACGCTGGCCGTGGGCATTGCACACGTGTTCCACAAAGTGCTGCCGTGGGCGGACATGGGCTTCTGGTACCACTTCGGTATTCTGTTTGAAGCGCTGTTCATCCTCACCGCGCTGGATGCCGGTACGCGTGCAGGCCGCTTCATGTTGCAGGATCTGCTGGGTAACTTCGTGCCGTTCCTGAAGAAAACCGACTCTCTGGTAGCCGGTGTGCTGGGTACTGCGGGTTGCGTAGGCCTGTGGGGTTACCTGCTGTATCAGGGCGTTGTTGACCCACTGGGCGGCGTGAAGAGCCTGTGGCCGCTGTTCGGCATCTCTAACCAGATGCTGGCGGCTGTGGCCCTGGTGCTGGGTACCGTTGTCCTCGTGAAGATGAAACGCACCAAATACATCTGGGTAACCGTCGTTCCTGCACTGTGGCTGCTGCTCTGCACCACCTGGGCGCTGGGTCTGAAACTATTCAGCACCAACCCGCAGCTGGAAGGCTTCTTCTTCATGGCTAACCAGTACAAAGAGAAGATTGCCGCAGGCGGCGCGGATCTGACCGCGCAGCAGATTGCCAACATGAACCATATCGTGGTGAACAACTACACCAACGCGGGTCTGAGCATTCTGTTCCTGGTGGTGGTGTACAGCATTATCTTCTACGGCATCAAAACCTGGATGAAAGTGCGCAACGCCGAAGGCCGTACGGATAAAGAGACCCCGTACGTGCCGGTACCGGAAGGCGGCGTGAAGACCTCTTCGCACCATTAA
- a CDS encoding 3'-5' exonuclease: MAMIIPTISSCSERIMAGEKRLARLLEGGLSEQCTCWYDTRMGDKDDHPDFVILSPDKGLLFIEVKDWFITKIKSANKTHIHYETKNGIEPLKNPLEQVRQYTFNIVNSLKKDPLLRQQQGDHEGGFVMPYGYGVYLSNITRAQLEKSFLPEELNEILPASQVICKDELTEFMTRDQISARLESLLKHRFVHHTTPQQLDRIRWHLYPDARINSSVTRVELDNFTLHTPDIVCMMDTKQEQLARSMGTGHRVIHGVAGSGKTLILLHRCIELANNIENTKPILVVCYNITLAKKLKAQLEQHTLRLPVDVTHFHAWCYQQLNAHRRLPPRSKNFIELMENALTVAFEEGVIKSEQYSAVLIDEGHDFKPEWLRILAKMPDNKDSALLFLYDDAQSIYQKKKALDFTLSSVDIKAQGRTTILDTNYRNTRQILHFASSVAFNYLNNHIEASLKYQQPAAGGLPGKYPALVSFDNQDEEITHVLDWVTEQRQQGVAWSEIAILCPSTYSISGMLAPRLEARKIPYQMIVSSDDKKHWSPQNDFLCVMPLPSSKGLEFNSVAIMDAAKERDSEDLSDDIKRLYVGFTRARQNLLVTMHGTGNLRDHLVETWEKSVKMV; encoded by the coding sequence ATGGCAATGATTATTCCCACAATTAGCAGCTGTAGCGAAAGAATAATGGCCGGAGAAAAAAGGCTTGCAAGGCTTCTGGAGGGTGGGCTTAGCGAACAGTGTACCTGCTGGTATGATACCCGAATGGGAGACAAAGACGATCATCCTGATTTTGTGATTCTGTCCCCCGATAAAGGACTGCTGTTTATAGAAGTGAAAGACTGGTTTATCACAAAAATAAAATCGGCTAATAAAACGCATATTCATTATGAAACCAAAAACGGCATAGAGCCGTTGAAGAACCCACTCGAACAGGTTCGACAATATACATTTAATATCGTCAATAGCCTGAAAAAAGATCCCCTGCTTCGCCAGCAACAGGGAGATCATGAAGGCGGTTTTGTTATGCCGTATGGGTATGGTGTTTATTTGAGCAACATCACCCGGGCACAGCTGGAAAAGAGTTTTCTACCCGAAGAGCTGAATGAAATACTGCCCGCCAGCCAGGTGATTTGCAAAGATGAGCTTACAGAGTTTATGACCAGAGATCAGATCTCTGCCCGGCTCGAATCCCTTCTTAAACATCGCTTCGTCCATCACACGACACCACAACAACTCGACCGCATTCGGTGGCATCTTTATCCCGATGCACGTATTAATTCATCCGTGACGCGGGTTGAGCTGGATAATTTTACGCTCCACACGCCCGATATCGTTTGTATGATGGATACAAAGCAAGAACAGCTCGCAAGAAGCATGGGAACGGGGCACCGCGTTATCCATGGTGTAGCAGGATCAGGAAAAACCCTTATTTTACTTCACCGCTGTATTGAACTTGCTAACAATATTGAAAACACCAAACCGATCCTGGTCGTTTGCTATAACATCACTCTGGCCAAAAAACTCAAAGCGCAACTGGAGCAACACACTCTGCGTCTTCCTGTCGACGTCACCCATTTCCACGCCTGGTGTTATCAACAATTAAACGCGCACCGGCGTCTTCCACCCAGGAGCAAAAATTTTATTGAACTGATGGAAAATGCGCTGACGGTGGCATTTGAAGAGGGAGTGATCAAATCGGAGCAGTACAGCGCCGTTTTGATAGATGAAGGACACGATTTTAAGCCAGAATGGCTAAGAATTCTCGCTAAGATGCCGGACAATAAAGATAGCGCCCTGCTTTTCCTGTACGATGACGCTCAGTCAATCTACCAGAAAAAGAAAGCGCTCGATTTTACCCTTTCCAGTGTCGATATAAAGGCGCAGGGTCGTACCACTATTCTGGATACCAATTATCGCAACACCCGGCAAATACTCCATTTTGCCAGCAGCGTTGCATTTAATTATCTCAATAACCACATAGAAGCGTCCCTCAAATACCAGCAGCCTGCCGCAGGAGGACTACCCGGGAAGTATCCGGCGCTGGTCAGTTTTGATAATCAGGACGAAGAGATTACACACGTTCTCGATTGGGTCACAGAGCAGCGACAGCAGGGAGTTGCATGGTCGGAAATCGCCATACTGTGCCCCTCAACCTACAGCATTTCAGGTATGCTCGCGCCACGGCTTGAAGCCCGCAAGATCCCATATCAGATGATTGTCTCAAGCGATGATAAAAAACACTGGTCCCCGCAGAATGATTTCCTCTGCGTCATGCCGCTGCCCAGCAGCAAGGGGCTTGAGTTTAACTCGGTCGCCATTATGGATGCGGCAAAGGAAAGGGACAGCGAAGATCTGAGTGACGATATCAAGCGCCTTTACGTCGGTTTTACCCGTGCGCGACAGAATCTTCTGGTGACCATGCACGGAACCGGAAATCTGCGAGATCATCTGGTCGAGACCTGGGAAAAGAGCGTTAAGATGGTCTAG
- a CDS encoding esterase-like activity of phytase family protein has protein sequence MKRKIIPVLIGCALSFSGLAAQPTAERYVVTFPEGSHIKYSGAFASAFPNGLPVGIGSGLLFTGKQGDALTFATVTDRGPNADSPKMGKNDAKIFVTPDFAPLLMTIRVQNGKAEAIDARPLHDDKGEINGLPLQSGVIGSTNEIALSDTLKVLKGDNRGLDTEGITPDGKGGFWLCDEYGPFLINIDSKVKILAIHGPQAAEGEKSIAGGLPNVIKWRQANRGFEGLTRMPDGRIIAAVQSTLDIDGKSKKQALFTRLVSFDPATGKTAMYGYPIDSAAYSKNSDAKIGDIVALGNHTILLIEQGEDKNDAMRNLIYRVDLSKASDLAAFDKPGEYPEFDDEKTLAQRGITLAAKTQVVDLRALGWQQEKAEGLALIDGKRLAVANDNDFGVKVAMQNPVEGKKLKDYRVNAEGTLTLDDKPVETTLSVKPLKKPESDSELWIVTLPEALK, from the coding sequence ATGAAAAGAAAAATCATTCCTGTGCTTATCGGTTGTGCGCTCTCTTTCTCTGGACTGGCGGCACAGCCAACCGCGGAGCGCTACGTCGTCACCTTTCCCGAAGGCTCACATATCAAATACAGCGGTGCATTTGCCAGCGCATTCCCGAATGGGCTGCCTGTGGGAATCGGTTCGGGTTTGTTGTTCACGGGCAAGCAGGGCGATGCGCTGACGTTTGCGACCGTGACCGATCGCGGTCCTAACGCGGACTCGCCAAAAATGGGGAAAAACGACGCCAAAATCTTTGTTACCCCGGATTTCGCCCCGCTGCTGATGACGATCCGTGTGCAAAACGGTAAAGCGGAGGCCATAGATGCGCGTCCTCTGCATGACGATAAAGGCGAGATCAACGGTCTGCCGTTGCAAAGCGGGGTGATTGGTTCCACCAATGAAATCGCGCTAAGCGACACCTTAAAAGTGCTGAAAGGCGATAACCGCGGGCTGGATACGGAAGGCATCACCCCGGACGGGAAGGGCGGCTTCTGGCTGTGCGATGAGTATGGCCCGTTCCTGATCAATATCGACAGTAAAGTGAAAATCCTCGCGATCCACGGTCCGCAGGCGGCGGAAGGGGAGAAATCCATCGCAGGCGGTCTGCCAAACGTTATCAAATGGCGTCAGGCAAACCGGGGCTTCGAAGGGCTGACCCGTATGCCGGACGGACGCATTATCGCCGCCGTGCAAAGCACGCTGGATATCGACGGGAAGAGCAAAAAACAGGCGCTGTTTACGCGTCTGGTGAGCTTCGACCCGGCGACCGGGAAAACCGCGATGTACGGCTACCCCATCGACAGCGCGGCCTACAGCAAAAACAGCGACGCTAAAATCGGCGACATCGTGGCGCTGGGTAACCACACCATCCTGCTGATTGAACAGGGCGAGGATAAAAACGACGCGATGCGTAACCTTATCTACAGGGTGGATCTGAGTAAGGCGAGCGATCTGGCGGCATTCGACAAGCCGGGCGAGTACCCGGAGTTTGATGATGAGAAAACGCTGGCGCAGCGCGGCATCACCCTTGCGGCTAAAACGCAGGTGGTCGATCTGCGTGCGCTGGGCTGGCAGCAGGAGAAGGCCGAAGGGCTGGCGCTGATCGACGGCAAACGGCTTGCGGTGGCGAACGATAATGACTTTGGCGTGAAGGTGGCAATGCAAAACCCGGTCGAGGGCAAGAAGCTCAAGGATTATCGGGTGAACGCGGAAGGCACGCTGACGCTGGATGATAAGCCGGTGGAAACCACGCTCAGCGTGAAGCCGCTGAAGAAGCCGGAGTCCGACAGCGAGCTGTGGATTGTAACGCTGCCGGAGGCGTTGAAATAA
- a CDS encoding NAD-dependent succinate-semialdehyde dehydrogenase codes for MAYQTVNPATNQLIKEYPSHTDADVEAALKAADALYHSDWAKGDISQRLPVLHKLADLIDERVEDLAKIASQEMGKLIEQSRGEVKLCAQIARYYADNAKQFLAPVKYDSELGEAWVEHQPIGVLMAVEPWNFPYYQLMRVLAPNLAAGNPVIAKHASIVPHCAETFAQLVREAGAPEGAWTNLFISSDQVANIIADDRVQGAALTGSEKAGSVVAAQAAKHIKKSTLELGGNDVFVVLDDADLEKAVKIGVNARLNNAGQVCTAAKRFILHEGIADAFLSKFTEAFKQVKIGDPLDESTTLGPLSSKDALETLTRQVDEAVKNGATLHYGGKPVQRDGSFFEPTILTNISRDNPAYFEEFFGPVAQIYVVKNDDEAVALANDSHYGLGGAVFSQDIERAKKMASRIETGMVYINWLTDTAAELPFGGVKRSGYGRELSDLGIKEFVNQKLVVVRK; via the coding sequence ATGGCTTACCAGACAGTAAATCCTGCCACGAACCAGCTCATCAAAGAATATCCCTCCCACACTGACGCAGACGTTGAAGCGGCCCTGAAGGCAGCCGATGCGCTCTATCACTCCGACTGGGCCAAAGGCGACATCAGCCAGCGCCTGCCGGTGCTGCATAAGCTGGCGGACCTGATCGACGAACGCGTGGAGGACCTGGCAAAAATCGCCAGCCAGGAGATGGGTAAGCTCATCGAGCAAAGCCGCGGCGAGGTGAAGCTGTGCGCGCAAATTGCCCGCTACTATGCGGACAACGCGAAGCAGTTCCTGGCCCCGGTGAAGTATGACTCTGAACTCGGGGAAGCATGGGTTGAACATCAACCCATTGGCGTGCTGATGGCCGTCGAGCCGTGGAACTTCCCGTACTATCAGCTGATGCGCGTTCTGGCGCCAAACCTGGCAGCGGGCAACCCGGTGATCGCCAAGCACGCCAGCATCGTGCCGCACTGTGCAGAGACGTTTGCACAGCTGGTACGTGAAGCGGGCGCGCCGGAAGGGGCGTGGACCAACCTGTTTATCTCGTCCGATCAGGTGGCAAACATCATCGCCGACGATCGGGTGCAGGGGGCGGCGCTGACCGGTTCAGAAAAAGCGGGTAGCGTGGTTGCGGCACAGGCGGCGAAGCACATCAAAAAATCGACCCTTGAGCTGGGCGGGAACGACGTGTTCGTGGTGCTGGACGATGCGGACCTGGAGAAAGCGGTGAAGATCGGCGTTAACGCCCGACTCAACAACGCCGGGCAGGTCTGTACCGCGGCGAAGCGCTTTATCCTGCATGAGGGCATTGCAGACGCGTTCCTGAGCAAGTTCACCGAGGCGTTTAAGCAGGTGAAGATTGGCGATCCGCTGGACGAAAGCACCACGCTGGGGCCGCTGTCGTCTAAAGATGCGCTGGAAACGCTGACCAGACAGGTCGACGAGGCAGTGAAAAACGGTGCAACGCTGCACTATGGCGGCAAGCCTGTGCAGCGTGACGGGAGCTTCTTTGAGCCGACCATCCTGACCAATATCTCACGCGATAACCCGGCGTACTTCGAAGAGTTCTTTGGCCCGGTTGCGCAGATCTATGTGGTGAAAAACGACGACGAGGCGGTCGCCCTGGCGAACGATTCCCACTACGGTCTGGGCGGCGCGGTGTTCAGCCAGGACATCGAGCGCGCGAAGAAAATGGCGTCACGCATTGAGACCGGGATGGTGTACATCAACTGGCTCACCGACACTGCGGCTGAGTTGCCGTTCGGCGGCGTGAAGCGTTCGGGTTACGGACGCGAGCTGTCGGACCTGGGGATCAAAGAGTTTGTGAACCAGAAGCTGGTGGTCGTTCGCAAGTAA